The proteins below are encoded in one region of Bacteroidales bacterium:
- a CDS encoding T9SS type A sorting domain-containing protein: MKTKIILLTILLLVTQAADAQIMFQRHYGGQYDDGGSSVLQTDDGGYIIAGRTMSYGNGSNDIYILKTDANGNELWTKTYGGNGWDFPTDIKKTLDNCYIIVGGTSSFGAGASDAFMMKIDNNGDSLWFKTYGGSLDDKAFEVEICEDSGYIISGATSSFAVGFAAAYLIRTNYLGDTLWTKTYEKKDFNVANSIIKTNIDSFILVGVAEIGGTPGADGLVIKTNSIGDTLWMNTYGGASYDEFYSICEDNDGNYLLCGTTYNLTAGSYDVYLVKITNSGGLIWEKSIGGINADNAYSIIKTSDNNFLVVGSTESYGSGGKDVYLIKFNSNGDTLWTRTFGSSGDDMAGSIRETNDGGYIISGITNSFGNNYDIYLIKTDGSGISGINNNDIENGEFIIYPNPSSGTVYLEIPKTIDETVNCEIYSLQGELVQSEKIETNTIKIDLPESGIYFITVTGKSFNVTRKIIIY, from the coding sequence ATGAAAACAAAAATCATTTTATTAACCATTCTCCTGCTCGTAACACAGGCGGCAGATGCGCAGATAATGTTTCAGAGGCATTATGGCGGCCAATACGATGATGGAGGCAGCAGCGTATTGCAAACGGATGACGGCGGTTATATTATTGCCGGCAGAACTATGAGCTATGGAAATGGCTCAAATGATATTTATATTTTAAAAACCGATGCAAATGGGAATGAACTTTGGACAAAAACCTATGGGGGAAACGGATGGGATTTCCCTACTGACATAAAAAAGACACTTGACAATTGTTACATAATTGTAGGTGGAACTTCAAGTTTTGGAGCTGGCGCATCTGATGCATTTATGATGAAAATTGACAATAATGGAGATTCGCTTTGGTTTAAAACATATGGTGGAAGCTTAGATGACAAAGCTTTTGAGGTTGAAATATGTGAAGATTCTGGCTATATTATCTCTGGTGCAACCAGCAGTTTCGCTGTTGGATTTGCTGCAGCTTATTTAATTAGAACAAATTATTTAGGTGATACACTTTGGACAAAAACCTATGAAAAGAAAGATTTTAATGTTGCCAATAGCATTATTAAAACTAATATTGATAGCTTTATATTAGTTGGTGTAGCAGAAATCGGGGGCACGCCTGGTGCTGATGGATTAGTTATAAAAACAAATAGTATCGGCGATACCTTATGGATGAATACCTATGGGGGGGCATCATATGATGAATTTTACTCAATTTGCGAAGATAATGATGGAAATTACCTTTTATGTGGAACCACTTATAATTTGACAGCAGGAAGCTACGATGTATATCTGGTAAAGATTACAAATAGTGGCGGACTGATATGGGAGAAATCTATTGGTGGTATTAATGCTGATAATGCATATTCCATAATAAAAACAAGCGACAATAACTTTCTTGTTGTTGGTTCTACCGAAAGTTATGGCTCGGGCGGAAAAGATGTATATCTAATTAAATTTAACTCAAATGGTGATACTCTCTGGACAAGAACATTTGGCAGTTCCGGAGATGATATGGCAGGCTCCATAAGGGAAACTAATGATGGGGGCTATATCATTTCAGGAATCACAAATAGTTTTGGTAATAATTATGATATTTACCTGATTAAAACAGATGGCTCGGGAATATCAGGGATAAATAATAATGATATTGAAAACGGAGAATTTATTATTTACCCGAACCCGAGCAGCGGCACAGTATATTTAGAAATTCCAAAAACAATTGATGAGACCGTAAATTGTGAAATTTATAGTTTGCAAGGAGAATTAGTACAGAGTGAAAAAATAGAAACGAATACTATAAAAATTGATTTGCCTGAAAGCGGTATTTATTTTATCACGGTTACTGGCAAATCATTTAATGTTACAAGAAAGATTATTATTTACTAA
- a CDS encoding SH3 domain-containing protein, translated as MSLKKSGIFFCMMCLAVFTAIAQTDTCVYNYGKFNDGAKVFLFADKVNVRKADSPNSAIVCNLPIGTPMTIISASEKSFVSNGISANWYHVGFYIDGKYNMGYVWGNLISHASIPFSENGENCLFVCAPVSRSEADGLKMTAKIISNGKIVNSLSFTPIYTEMSGSGTFEYCLSGSRLDKTGFTGVSKIFAVSFEYGACGYANGDILFFRAGNDLVEFAKAIRVSEAGVFNVSYNYIFPQYKDGDDNTLYIEERHVEYDLDKEDITITSDVTYKRKIFWDGKKGIESEKQELNNLKEAPR; from the coding sequence ATGAGCCTGAAAAAATCCGGAATATTTTTTTGCATGATGTGCCTTGCTGTTTTCACCGCGATAGCCCAGACGGATACATGCGTCTATAATTATGGCAAATTCAATGACGGAGCAAAAGTTTTTCTTTTTGCGGATAAAGTAAATGTAAGGAAAGCCGATTCCCCCAATTCAGCTATAGTATGTAATCTGCCGATAGGAACTCCGATGACAATTATTTCCGCTTCTGAGAAATCTTTTGTATCGAATGGTATTTCTGCAAATTGGTATCATGTTGGTTTTTATATTGATGGGAAATATAATATGGGTTATGTCTGGGGAAACCTGATATCACATGCCAGCATACCGTTTTCGGAAAATGGTGAGAACTGCTTGTTTGTCTGTGCCCCGGTTTCAAGATCAGAGGCGGACGGATTAAAAATGACTGCAAAGATCATAAGTAACGGTAAAATAGTAAACTCATTAAGTTTTACGCCTATCTATACAGAAATGTCTGGTTCCGGAACATTTGAGTATTGTTTGTCGGGCAGCCGGCTTGATAAAACTGGATTCACAGGGGTGTCAAAAATATTTGCCGTCAGTTTTGAATATGGCGCATGCGGCTATGCCAACGGAGACATATTATTTTTCAGGGCCGGCAACGATCTTGTGGAGTTTGCCAAAGCCATCAGGGTTTCAGAGGCCGGTGTCTTTAATGTTTCTTACAACTATATTTTTCCGCAATATAAAGACGGTGATGACAATACATTATATATAGAGGAACGTCACGTTGAATATGACCTCGACAAGGAAGACATAACTATCACAAGCGATGTTACTTATAAACGCAAGATTTTCTGGGATGGAAAAAAAGGAATTGAATCGGAAAAACAGGAATTAAATAATCTGAAAGAAGCACCAAGATAA
- a CDS encoding FAD:protein FMN transferase — protein MKKSVLWMLAWLIFVIACNNNGKKNLITYKGNVQGSFFLIKFYAGADSNSLKTGIDSLFKVVDQTASVFDSNSVISLVNANRETELSDHFIKLFNKSQEVSYATQGNFDITVGPLVKAWGFWKSKGVDLSKENIDSLLTYVGYNKIRIVNTSAGRHILKEHPEIMLDFNAIAQGYTADVVAEYFNNQGMKDYLIEIGGEVRASGKKESGESWIVGIEKPAENSDSEQEIQEKVELNNMSLSTSGNYRKYFIKDGIKYSHTIDPHTGLPVSHSLLSVTVMSDNCAEADAYATAFMVMGVEKAKDFLKNHPGMEAYFIYSEDSGILNTYKTENFITLSSQE, from the coding sequence ATGAAAAAATCTGTTTTATGGATGTTGGCATGGTTGATTTTTGTGATAGCCTGCAATAACAACGGGAAGAAAAATCTTATTACATACAAAGGAAATGTTCAGGGCTCTTTTTTCCTGATAAAATTCTATGCCGGGGCTGACAGTAATTCACTGAAAACAGGCATAGATTCATTGTTTAAAGTTGTGGATCAGACAGCGTCGGTATTCGACAGCAATTCGGTAATATCATTGGTCAACGCCAACCGTGAAACGGAACTCAGCGATCATTTTATCAAACTTTTCAATAAATCGCAGGAAGTTTCTTATGCAACGCAAGGAAATTTTGACATAACTGTTGGTCCTCTCGTTAAAGCATGGGGGTTTTGGAAAAGCAAGGGTGTGGATTTAAGCAAGGAAAATATTGACAGCCTCTTAACTTATGTAGGATATAACAAAATTCGTATAGTGAATACATCTGCGGGAAGACACATATTAAAAGAACATCCCGAAATTATGCTCGATTTTAATGCCATTGCACAAGGATATACCGCTGACGTTGTGGCTGAATATTTCAATAATCAGGGCATGAAAGATTATCTTATCGAGATTGGTGGTGAAGTGAGGGCGTCAGGGAAAAAAGAAAGCGGAGAAAGCTGGATTGTCGGAATTGAAAAACCGGCTGAAAACAGTGATTCCGAACAGGAAATTCAGGAGAAGGTCGAATTGAACAATATGTCGCTGTCAACTTCAGGTAATTACAGAAAATATTTTATTAAGGATGGAATAAAATACTCTCATACCATTGACCCCCATACAGGCTTGCCCGTGAGCCATTCGCTGCTTAGTGTTACAGTGATGTCTGACAATTGTGCCGAAGCAGATGCTTATGCTACAGCATTTATGGTTATGGGTGTTGAAAAGGCAAAGGATTTTTTAAAAAATCATCCCGGTATGGAGGCATATTTTATTTACTCTGAAGATTCCGGAATATTGAATACTTACAAGACGGAGAATTTTATCACCTTGAGTTCTCAAGAGTGA
- a CDS encoding sulfotransferase family protein — MIINFERKFAIFLPWKTASSTMFTRMAYFNQSSYSRFYDFNVHLKRIVHQHITVADFKGLPESLLPLKKIAFVRNPYDRVYSGFLQIQKDLKEQPDMPYPEPWIKNHVMKQLEANEKKLRLAGYNFDNWVALLQPEDVLQIGGNSSFPLYPAHYWTHDNDKLFVDFIGKVETFEEDFKKMLEFLDISDSYNLENANINFLTDEQSDSDYKYLEKMSEASIQKINSLFSNDFKLFGYKKL, encoded by the coding sequence ATGATCATCAATTTCGAGAGAAAGTTCGCCATATTTTTGCCATGGAAAACAGCCAGTTCCACCATGTTTACACGTATGGCATATTTCAACCAAAGTTCTTACAGCCGTTTTTATGATTTTAATGTGCATCTGAAAAGAATAGTTCATCAGCATATTACCGTTGCCGATTTCAAAGGTTTGCCAGAAAGCCTGCTCCCGCTGAAAAAAATTGCTTTTGTACGTAACCCTTATGACAGAGTATATTCCGGCTTCCTTCAGATTCAGAAAGACCTGAAAGAACAGCCTGACATGCCCTATCCTGAGCCATGGATAAAAAATCACGTGATGAAACAACTGGAGGCCAACGAGAAAAAATTGAGGCTGGCAGGCTACAACTTTGACAATTGGGTTGCACTGCTTCAACCTGAGGACGTTTTACAGATCGGAGGAAATTCCAGCTTCCCGCTTTACCCGGCGCATTATTGGACACACGATAATGATAAGCTTTTTGTTGACTTTATCGGCAAAGTGGAAACCTTTGAAGAAGATTTTAAGAAAATGCTGGAATTTCTCGATATTTCCGACTCATACAATCTTGAAAATGCCAATATCAACTTTTTAACCGATGAACAATCGGATTCAGATTATAAATACCTGGAAAAAATGTCGGAGGCATCCATACAAAAAATCAACTCGCTTTTCAGTAACGATTTCAAGCTCTTTGGATATAAGAAATTATAA
- a CDS encoding PorT family protein, with product MKKLFFLTISVLLLNSLIASGQKYNVGIKAGMNIIPLEKHELKGNLFNLGYHFGATAEYKVNNWFSVSAELLYTTRKKTYSLYDTSSFIETLSTNPLITMMGMDINDILDSIGDISNYVNDGVFSTTSGYTNLAYIKIPVLAKFNYKSVYFSVGPYVSFLVSDKTIEDYSQHVPLLESVTAFDTIPFFDLLVSGSFPAYKQAIRKEVKNDKNIRNIDVGVIADISYRINGKFTIGARYVQGLLNYRSPEIYKRDYISSLNFYFGYILDFSNKNESFF from the coding sequence ATGAAAAAACTATTCTTTCTGACAATAAGTGTTCTGTTATTAAATTCTTTGATTGCAAGCGGGCAAAAATACAACGTAGGGATAAAAGCAGGTATGAATATAATTCCTCTTGAAAAACATGAACTGAAAGGCAATCTTTTTAATCTGGGTTACCATTTCGGAGCCACCGCCGAATATAAAGTGAACAATTGGTTCTCCGTTTCAGCTGAACTGCTTTATACCACACGAAAAAAAACGTATTCATTGTACGACACGTCTTCCTTTATAGAAACACTGAGCACCAATCCGCTTATTACTATGATGGGCATGGATATTAATGACATTTTGGATTCTATAGGTGATATCAGTAATTATGTAAATGATGGAGTTTTTTCAACAACTTCAGGATATACAAACCTTGCTTACATCAAGATTCCTGTACTTGCTAAATTTAATTACAAATCTGTATATTTTTCCGTTGGCCCTTATGTTTCTTTTCTGGTTTCAGATAAAACCATAGAAGATTATTCGCAACACGTGCCATTGTTGGAATCAGTAACGGCTTTTGACACCATACCTTTTTTCGACTTGCTTGTCAGCGGCTCTTTCCCTGCATACAAACAAGCTATAAGAAAAGAAGTTAAAAACGACAAAAATATTCGAAATATTGATGTCGGTGTGATTGCCGATATTTCTTACCGTATTAATGGGAAATTTACAATAGGAGCAAGATACGTGCAAGGTTTACTCAATTACCGTTCTCCTGAAATCTATAAAAGGGATTATATTTCTTCTTTAAACTTCTATTTTGGTTACATTTTAGATTTTTCGAATAAAAACGAATCATTCTTCTAA
- a CDS encoding dihydroorotate dehydrogenase-like protein: MINLTTKYMGFQLKNPLIVASSGLTKSPEKIKEFEEKGAAAVVLKSLFEEQIMMDTNHIMDYPDSYNNYPEALDYIKNFTKHNSVEEYLKLIKDTKKEVSIPVFASINCVSLNEWINIARDIEKAGADALELNIFIMPSDLNTTGSEHEKMYFDIIEKIRKTVKIPVALKIGYYFSGLINLLQKFSWTGISALVLFNRFYTPDINIDSLRLQATNLLSTPAEMGNSLRWIALLSDKAGCDISASTGIHDASGVIKQLLVGATTAQLCSALYMHGADRIQEILEDLTKWMEQKNYNNISDFRGKLSLKKAENPILYHRVQYMKHLSDTD; the protein is encoded by the coding sequence ATGATAAATCTCACTACCAAATACATGGGTTTTCAATTAAAGAACCCTTTGATAGTAGCAAGCTCCGGATTGACTAAATCTCCTGAAAAAATCAAGGAATTTGAGGAAAAAGGCGCCGCAGCCGTTGTGCTGAAATCTCTTTTCGAAGAGCAGATCATGATGGATACCAACCATATCATGGATTACCCGGATTCCTACAATAATTATCCTGAGGCGCTTGATTATATCAAAAATTTTACTAAACACAATTCTGTTGAAGAATATCTGAAACTTATAAAAGACACAAAGAAAGAAGTCAGTATTCCTGTTTTTGCGAGTATCAACTGTGTTTCGCTCAACGAATGGATTAACATTGCCCGCGATATAGAAAAAGCAGGAGCCGATGCCTTGGAACTCAACATATTTATCATGCCCAGCGATTTAAATACCACAGGATCCGAACATGAGAAGATGTATTTTGATATTATCGAGAAAATCAGAAAAACGGTAAAGATCCCCGTTGCTTTAAAAATAGGTTACTATTTCAGCGGGCTAATCAACCTGCTTCAGAAGTTTTCATGGACGGGTATTTCCGCGCTGGTGCTTTTCAACAGGTTTTATACACCTGATATCAATATTGATTCACTGCGCCTGCAAGCCACCAATCTTTTAAGCACACCAGCCGAAATGGGAAATTCGTTGCGCTGGATCGCCTTGTTGTCTGATAAAGCCGGGTGCGATATTTCTGCATCAACAGGAATCCACGATGCAAGCGGTGTCATCAAACAATTGCTTGTCGGAGCCACTACCGCACAATTATGTTCTGCCTTGTACATGCATGGGGCTGACCGTATTCAGGAAATTCTTGAAGACCTGACTAAATGGATGGAACAGAAAAATTATAACAATATCAGCGATTTCAGAGGCAAACTCAGCCTTAAAAAAGCGGAAAACCCTATTCTGTATCACAGGGTTCAATATATGAAACATTTATCGGATACTGATTAA
- a CDS encoding SoxR reducing system RseC family protein, with protein MYLLKIYTKKATFAAAMSQNHISHHGIIKEIHQDSIDVLIISESACSICKTKHLCGVSDSKEKIITVRKPLQQFEPGENVEVMMSQSMGTMAVLFAYILPFVVMISLMIAEYYSGVSEPVMGLSVVLFLVAYFFTLFTFRKKLNRKFSFSIKKR; from the coding sequence TTGTATTTACTAAAAATTTATACTAAAAAAGCTACTTTTGCTGCTGCTATGTCACAAAATCACATCTCACACCACGGAATTATAAAAGAAATACATCAGGACAGCATTGATGTATTGATAATCAGCGAGTCGGCCTGTTCGATATGTAAGACAAAACATCTGTGCGGTGTATCCGATAGCAAAGAGAAAATAATAACAGTGCGAAAACCATTGCAGCAATTTGAACCCGGTGAAAATGTAGAAGTTATGATGAGCCAGTCCATGGGAACCATGGCTGTTTTGTTTGCATATATTCTTCCATTTGTGGTTATGATATCCCTGATGATAGCAGAATATTACTCGGGCGTTTCTGAACCTGTTATGGGATTGTCGGTGGTACTATTTCTGGTTGCATATTTTTTTACGCTTTTTACTTTTCGCAAAAAACTGAACAGAAAATTTTCGTTTAGTATAAAAAAACGTTGA
- a CDS encoding T9SS type A sorting domain-containing protein, translating to MKPKTFLLIVTLLLSQMAGAQIKFQRYYGGQYDDGGSSVLQTDDGGYIIAGRTMSYGNGSNDIYILKTDANGNELWTKTYGGNGWDAPLDMKKTLDNCYVITGETSSFGAGASDAFLMKIDSNGDSLWFKTYGGVQDDGASGVDVCNDNSYIVTGGTMSYGIGTGNIYLIKTNGTGDTIWTKTYGGTAFNNGYSVLQTIDGGFIISGFDMSSSKNMVLIKTNNMGDLLWEKKYEFRIGLSYGSTIISTIDGGYAVLGTFTEAGSFSDIKLLKVDANGDSLFTKIYGGTNNETGADILLTNENGFIIVGSTQSYGAGGGDVFIIKTDENGLVQWTKTYGGMGYDWGGSVQQTNDNGYIIAGYTKSFSNYYDVYLIKTDENGVSGFEKIILTGSSLKVYPNPSDGLFTIQWEDIADKNCSVQIFNLQGQVVYKNHVNTETQDKLLIDLSKCQKGIYFIRFTEKKKIVTNKIIIY from the coding sequence ATGAAACCAAAAACCTTTTTACTTATTGTGACACTTTTGCTTTCGCAAATGGCGGGGGCGCAGATAAAGTTTCAGAGGTATTATGGCGGCCAATACGATGATGGAGGCAGCAGCGTATTACAAACAGATGATGGAGGATATATTATTGCCGGAAGAACTATGAGCTATGGTAATGGCTCAAATGATATTTATATTCTAAAAACCGATGCAAATGGAAATGAACTTTGGACAAAGACCTATGGGGGAAACGGGTGGGACGCCCCACTTGATATGAAAAAAACTCTTGATAATTGCTATGTAATTACAGGTGAGACATCCAGTTTTGGAGCGGGTGCATCAGATGCTTTTTTGATGAAGATTGACAGTAATGGAGACTCACTATGGTTTAAAACTTATGGAGGGGTGCAGGATGATGGAGCATCTGGAGTTGATGTTTGCAATGATAATAGCTACATAGTTACTGGTGGAACTATGAGTTATGGTATCGGGACAGGCAATATATATCTAATAAAAACTAATGGAACAGGAGATACTATTTGGACAAAAACTTATGGTGGAACTGCGTTTAACAATGGATATTCTGTTTTACAGACGATTGATGGCGGATTTATTATATCGGGATTTGATATGTCGAGTAGTAAGAACATGGTACTAATTAAAACCAATAATATGGGAGACTTGTTATGGGAAAAAAAATATGAATTTCGGATAGGATTATCTTATGGCTCAACAATTATTAGTACAATTGATGGAGGATATGCCGTATTGGGAACCTTTACAGAGGCAGGTAGTTTCTCAGATATTAAATTATTAAAAGTTGATGCAAACGGTGATTCACTTTTTACAAAAATATATGGTGGCACTAATAATGAAACTGGTGCAGATATATTACTTACTAATGAAAATGGCTTTATAATAGTAGGTTCAACACAAAGTTATGGTGCAGGAGGTGGGGATGTGTTTATTATAAAAACTGATGAAAATGGACTTGTTCAATGGACTAAAACATATGGAGGTATGGGTTATGATTGGGGCGGCTCTGTACAACAAACAAATGATAATGGTTACATCATCGCTGGTTATACAAAAAGTTTTAGCAATTATTATGATGTTTATTTAATTAAGACAGATGAGAATGGTGTTTCAGGATTTGAAAAAATAATATTGACAGGTAGTTCATTAAAAGTATATCCTAATCCTTCTGATGGATTATTTACAATACAATGGGAGGATATTGCCGATAAAAATTGTTCTGTACAAATCTTTAATTTGCAAGGGCAGGTAGTTTATAAGAATCATGTTAACACTGAAACTCAGGACAAGTTATTGATTGATTTATCAAAATGTCAAAAGGGTATATACTTTATTCGATTTACAGAAAAAAAGAAAATTGTTACTAATAAAATAATCATATATTAA
- a CDS encoding DUF5106 domain-containing protein produces MIYFLTNIILTTLFAGNIALHQPSSQISNLQSGYKIRAKITGVADSNCYLGHYYGQHQYIDDTAKANSKGELLFEGAEPLPGGIYFIVTPKKRFFEFIINTEQELTLETDTSDLVKNMKIKGSKENQLFYEYLNYANEGQKIFNNLRKKYELLKDHKDSLEVIKTQMEKAESDVKNYKIDFIKKHPDTFIARVFIASRDPELPEIPILPNGRPDSVFRYYYFKNHYWDNIDFSDDRILRTPVFYNRINNYFTNLIMQHPDTIIAEADKIVEKARANKEMFKYVVWYLTYTYETSKIMGFDAIFVHMVETYYMTNQCYWMSATTLENIVKRAKKFKPILLGKEAPPLIMQDTSLQLQSLYAIKAAYTVLLFWDYECGHCKTEIPKLVELYKTKKSELGIEVFAVCTDTNMAEMKKFIRKNNMPFINVNGPRAVTPHFAETYDIYSTPVIYLLDDKKKIVAKRIDYEQVEEIIHYDMKAKSRQK; encoded by the coding sequence ATGATATATTTCCTTACTAATATTATTCTTACTACACTTTTTGCAGGCAACATAGCATTACATCAGCCTTCCAGCCAGATAAGCAACCTACAATCAGGATATAAAATAAGGGCAAAAATAACCGGTGTGGCCGACAGCAATTGCTACCTCGGGCATTATTACGGGCAACACCAATATATTGACGATACTGCTAAAGCCAACTCTAAAGGGGAATTGTTATTTGAGGGTGCCGAACCTCTCCCCGGAGGCATATATTTTATTGTAACTCCTAAAAAAAGATTTTTTGAGTTTATTATCAATACAGAGCAGGAATTGACTCTTGAAACAGACACTTCTGATTTGGTTAAGAATATGAAGATAAAAGGTTCGAAAGAAAACCAATTATTTTATGAATACCTTAATTATGCTAATGAAGGACAAAAGATATTCAACAATCTGAGGAAGAAGTATGAATTGCTAAAAGACCATAAAGACTCACTCGAAGTAATTAAAACACAAATGGAAAAAGCTGAGTCTGATGTAAAAAATTATAAAATTGATTTTATAAAAAAACATCCGGATACATTTATTGCCAGGGTTTTTATAGCTTCACGCGACCCGGAACTTCCCGAGATACCCATACTTCCAAATGGAAGGCCGGATTCTGTTTTTCGTTACTATTACTTTAAAAATCATTACTGGGACAATATAGATTTTAGTGATGACAGAATACTTAGAACTCCCGTATTCTATAACCGCATCAACAATTATTTTACTAACCTGATTATGCAGCATCCTGATACCATTATTGCGGAAGCAGATAAAATTGTTGAGAAAGCACGTGCCAATAAAGAAATGTTTAAATATGTGGTGTGGTATCTTACTTATACTTATGAAACTTCCAAGATCATGGGGTTTGATGCTATTTTTGTCCACATGGTCGAAACCTATTATATGACAAACCAATGCTATTGGATGTCGGCTACCACATTGGAAAATATTGTAAAACGTGCAAAAAAATTTAAACCCATATTACTTGGCAAAGAAGCCCCTCCTCTGATTATGCAGGACACCAGCCTTCAGTTGCAATCCCTTTATGCCATTAAAGCCGCATATACCGTATTATTGTTCTGGGACTATGAATGCGGGCATTGTAAAACTGAAATTCCCAAGCTTGTTGAATTATATAAAACAAAAAAATCGGAATTAGGTATAGAGGTATTTGCTGTTTGTACAGATACCAACATGGCAGAGATGAAGAAATTCATACGAAAAAACAACATGCCTTTTATCAATGTAAACGGCCCGCGTGCCGTTACCCCGCACTTTGCCGAAACTTATGATATCTACAGTACGCCTGTAATATACCTGCTCGACGACAAAAAGAAGATTGTTGCCAAACGTATAGATTATGAACAGGTTGAGGAAATAATCCACTATGATATGAAGGCTAAAAGCCGTCAGAAATAA